Proteins encoded by one window of Bacillales bacterium:
- a CDS encoding metallophosphoesterase: protein MGFFKWMIPAVIGLSLYKAHRNTKQAVVNYVSPNRTCRGKGGPYLKVLHLSDLHLEKISVSPGRLYDLLKDESIDLIALTGDFLDRKKTIPRLVPYLKQLRRLQPKYGMFAVFGNHDYVLDRDSFAKLQQTLEQAGVTTLRNENRRLDVDGHPLHIIGIDDYSTGRSRLLQSFRNVKDGFRLILTHDPNLVLEMKQHPFDYLLSGHFHGGQICWPKPYHMAKTMGKLVRMNMLKGLHHVDGKPFYINEGLGQSAVNLRIGSRPEITIHSFRLKAMEAETYEAAAT from the coding sequence ATGGGATTTTTTAAATGGATGATTCCTGCCGTCATCGGCTTGTCCTTATATAAAGCACATCGAAATACGAAACAGGCGGTCGTGAATTACGTATCGCCAAACCGAACGTGCCGCGGTAAAGGGGGACCGTACTTGAAAGTGTTGCACTTGTCCGATTTGCACCTTGAAAAAATTTCAGTATCCCCCGGGCGGCTGTACGATCTGCTCAAAGACGAATCGATTGACTTGATTGCTTTGACAGGCGACTTTCTCGACCGAAAAAAAACGATTCCGCGGCTCGTTCCTTATTTGAAGCAGTTGCGCCGACTGCAACCGAAGTACGGAATGTTCGCGGTGTTCGGCAACCATGATTATGTTCTTGATCGAGACAGCTTCGCAAAATTGCAACAAACGCTCGAACAGGCGGGCGTGACGACGCTTCGCAACGAAAATCGCCGCCTCGACGTCGACGGCCATCCGCTCCACATCATCGGAATCGACGACTACAGCACTGGACGCAGCCGGCTGCTGCAGTCATTTCGGAACGTGAAAGACGGATTTCGCCTCATCTTGACACATGACCCGAATCTCGTACTTGAAATGAAGCAGCATCCGTTCGACTATTTGCTGTCCGGCCATTTTCACGGCGGACAAATATGTTGGCCGAAACCTTATCACATGGCAAAAACGATGGGGAAATTGGTTCGAATGAACATGCTCAAAGGATTGCACCACGTCGACGGTAAGCCGTTTTACATTAACGAAGGGCTCGGGCAGAGCGCCGTGAATTTGCGCATCGGCAGCCGTCCGGAAATCACGATTCATTCCTTCAGATTAAAGGCAATGGAAGCAGAGACTTACGAAGCTGCAGCCACTTGA
- a CDS encoding galactosyldiacylglycerol synthase, protein MPFTSMPSGHHQVADAISDYVKKRKPAWNCKKINFLSTLNPAAEKAGIQVYLKWIDMAPRSYNRLYARFGYTRSPKDASVLKWSHRLLMTPLERILCEEEPDLVVCTHGFSSFLMNALKKQMRCRVPVVNVCTDFFMNDFWGRTDIDHHFVPHRAVKRTLIDEHGVPPSRITVAGIPVHEKFSQRIEARTHTPPYRILISGGNQGLLDVSSLFSDSNQPSVQYLVLCGNNAKLYEKLARTRLWNVQPLAYVHSKAKMNALYDQADAIVTKPGGVTISEAFRKRLPIFIHHALPGQEQVNLAYLCREHVVWPLHDRKPLDRQILTVFKDPAKLSVLQYGMQRHLNDIDADGCQAVIDYASQLVDARKPAATKN, encoded by the coding sequence TTGCCTTTTACAAGCATGCCTTCCGGCCATCACCAAGTGGCCGATGCGATCAGCGATTATGTGAAAAAAAGAAAACCTGCATGGAACTGTAAAAAAATCAACTTTTTGAGCACGCTCAACCCCGCCGCGGAAAAAGCCGGGATTCAAGTGTATTTGAAATGGATCGACATGGCGCCGCGCTCATACAATCGATTGTATGCACGTTTCGGTTATACACGTTCACCGAAAGATGCAAGCGTATTGAAATGGAGCCACCGCTTATTGATGACCCCGCTCGAAAGAATCCTCTGTGAGGAAGAGCCCGATCTTGTCGTGTGCACGCATGGATTTTCGTCGTTTTTGATGAATGCTTTGAAGAAACAAATGCGCTGTCGCGTTCCCGTCGTTAACGTCTGTACGGACTTTTTCATGAACGATTTCTGGGGACGAACCGATATCGATCATCATTTTGTTCCGCATCGTGCGGTCAAACGCACTTTAATCGATGAACACGGCGTGCCGCCGAGCCGCATTACCGTCGCCGGCATTCCCGTGCATGAAAAATTTTCGCAACGAATCGAGGCTAGGACGCACACGCCTCCATACCGAATCTTAATTTCGGGAGGAAACCAAGGATTGCTCGATGTTTCGTCACTGTTTAGTGATTCTAACCAGCCAAGCGTTCAGTACCTGGTGTTGTGCGGAAACAATGCAAAATTGTATGAAAAATTGGCACGGACGCGGCTCTGGAATGTGCAGCCGTTAGCCTATGTTCATTCAAAAGCGAAAATGAACGCCTTGTACGATCAGGCCGACGCCATCGTCACGAAACCGGGCGGAGTCACCATCAGCGAAGCGTTTCGCAAACGGCTGCCGATTTTTATACACCATGCCCTTCCCGGTCAAGAACAAGTGAATTTGGCCTACCTTTGCCGGGAGCACGTCGTCTGGCCGCTCCACGACCGAAAACCGCTCGACAGGCAAATTCTTACCGTCTTCAAAGACCCCGCCAAGCTTTCGGTTTTGCAATACGGAATGCAACGACACTTGAACGACATAGACGCCGACGGGTGTCAAGCGGTTATTGATTATGCATCACAACTCGTCGATGCACGGAAACCGGCTGCCACAAAAAACTAA